The Thermomonospora amylolytica sequence ACCGGCCGGAGGACCCGGGCGGCGCGCTGACCCTGCAGAGCCGGCGGTCGAAGATCGTCTACAAGCTCACCGCCGACGGCAAGGAGCGGCTCCAGCAGCTGCTCACCGAGGCGGGGCCGGCGGCGTGGGAGGACGAGGGCTTCGGCGTGCGCTTCGCCTTCTTCCGGCACACCGACGCCGACGTGCGCCTGCGCATCCTCGAAGGCCGGCGCAGCCGGCTGGAGGAGCGGCTGGAGAGCTTCCGCGCCGCCCTGGCGCGGACCCGGGAACGGGTCGACAGTTACACCCTCGAGCTGCAGAACCACGGGCTCGAGTCGGTCGAACGCGAGGTCCGCTGGCTGAACGAGCTGATCGGCCGGGAACGCGCCGAGCAGGCCGACGGGCGGAGCGAACGGCGAGACGAGCGGGCGGAAGGCACGTCCGCGGACGACATCTCCGGCGGTGACCGCTGAGCGGTCACGGATTCACATTGATCACGAGAAGGAGCATTGGGATGGGTTCGGTGCGCGTAGCCATCGTCGGCGTGGGCAACTGCGCCGCTTCGCTCGTCCAAGGCGTCGAGTACTACAAGGACGCGGATCCGGCCACGCGGGTGCCCGGCCTGATGCACGTTCAGTTCGGCGACTACCACGTCGGCGACATCGAGTTCGTCGCCGCGTTCGACGTCGACGCCAAGAAGGTCGGCATGGACCTGTCCGACGCCATCACGGCGAGCGAGAACAACACCATCAAGATCTGCGACGTCCCGCCGACCGGCGTGATCGTGCAGCGCGGTCACACCTACGACGGGCTGGGCGAGTACTACCGCCAGATGGTGGAGGAGTCCGACGCCGAGCCGGTCGACGTGGTGCAGGCGCTGAAGGACGCGCGGGCCGACGTGCTGGTGTCGTACCTGCCGGTGGGCTCGGAGGAGGCCGACCGCTTCTACGCCCAGTGCGCGCTCGACGCCGGTGTGGCGTTCGTGAACGCGCTGCCGGTGTTCATCGCCTCCGACCCCGAGTGGGCGCGCAAGTTCACCGAGGCGGGCGTCCCGATCGTCGGCGACGACATCAAGTCGCAGGTCGGCGCGACCATCACGCACCGGGTGATGGCCAAGCTGTTCGAGGACCGCGGGGTCGAGCTGCTGCGCACGTACCAGCTCAACTTCGGCGGCAACATGGACTTCATGAACATGCTGGAGCGCAACCGGCTCCAGTCCAAGAAGATCTCCAAGACCCAGTCGGTCACCTCGCAGATCCCCCGCGAGATGGGCAAGAGCGACGTGCACATCGGCCCGTCCGACCACGTGCCGTGGCTGGACGACCGCAAGTGGGCCTACGTCCGGCTGGAGGGCAAGGCGTTCGGCGACGTCCCGCTGAACCTGGAGTACAAGCTGGAGGTCTGGGACTCCCCCAACTCCGCCGGTGTCATCATCGACGCGGTGCGCGCCGCCAAGATCGCCAAGGACCGCGGCATCGGCGGCCCGATCCTGTCGGCCAGCTCCTACTTCATGAAGTCCCCGCCGGAGCAGTACAGCGACGACGAGGCCCGCGAGGCCGTCGAGGCGTTCATCCGCGGCGAGGTCGACCGCTGACCCGCAGTCCGTGAAGCGCCCGGGGCATGCCGCCCCGGGCGCTTTCGCCTTCAGGCCAGAACGGGGAAGTGCCGCCGCCAGGCCGGATCGACCTCCGGCGTCGGCCCCGACCACGGCGCCCTGGACGGCGGCCCCTCCCGGTTGGGCGAGCGCGGCAGGTAGCCGTCGAAGAGGAACCTCCCCCGGAGCCGGTCGTCCAGCCGTTCGGCGCACTGCGCGGCGGGCGCGACCTCGGCCGGATCGGCCTCCCGGTATCCGCCCGCCTCCAGCACGAACGCCCTGCCGCCGAGGAAGTCCACCCCGTACGCCGCCTCGATCCTGCCGTTCACCCCGAGCACCGCGTGCTCGTGCCCCAGAACGCCGCCGAACGTGCTGTCGTCGATGAGGACCACCGGCGCCGCCAGGCTCAGCAGCGACACCAGCGCGAAGTCGATCTCGTCGAACGCGTCCAGCGGATCGGCTCCCGCGGGCACCCCCGCCGCAGCCCGCCAGACGTCCTCGTCCGCGGGCTCCAGCGCGTCCGGGACCATGGCCGGCCGGCCACCGGTCCCGTACTCCAGCTCCCAGGGAACGGGCAGCACCCACCCGTCCGGCCACCCGGAACCGCCCACCGGCAGGGCGTACCGGGAGCCGCCCGGGATCACCCTCTCGAAGAGCCCGAGCACCCCTTCGTCGAGCGTCAGCACGCCGTACAGGTCGAATCCCATCCGGGCAGCATGCCAGCCGCACATGGCGGGCGGCCTCGGGTCAGGCGACCTCGCCGAAACCGCGCTGGGCCCCGTATCCCGTGGGGCAGACGGCGCGAGAGGAACCACCGGGCCCGGCGGCGACCCACTCGCCGTATCGGGTGGCGTAGTACCACCGCAGGTTGACGTACTTCACGCACTCCACTCCGGCGCGGTACTGCCCGTCGCCCTCCGCACAGGACAACGTGTACGCGTTCCACGTCAGCGAGCGGGTGCATCCGGACGGCGCCGCATGCGCCGGAGCCGCGAGCGCCGCCAGCCCACCGGCCGCGACGGCCCCGCTCACCAGCATCGTCGCCGCCCGCCGGGCCCACCGGCCCCGAACCAGTCGATCATCGTCCATGCGCTGTGCTCCTTTCGCCGTACGCCCTCCTGTCGGGCCGGTCCGCGCACCGGCCCGGGGGCGACTCACAGCGCCACTCTCGCCTCCGCCCCGTCTCCCGCACCTGTTACCGGTGTCCTCACTTCACCCCGTCTCCATGACCGGTGTCCTCCCCCCTTCAAGGACCCCTCTGGGCACCCGGCGGACGGAGCGATGAGTTTCGGGGGGCTTGGTGGTCTGTCCGTGTGGAAGGTCCGGGGGTAGGGCCTCGGCTGACTGACATGGAGGAACTCATGCCGAAGCTTCGTGCTCACAACATCTCGGTCTCCCTCGACGGGTACATGGCGGGTCCTGGGCAGGGGCTGGAGAACCCGCTCGGGGTCGGCGGGGAGAGGCTGCACACCTGGGCGTTCCAGACCCGCAGTGCGCGTGAGATGCACGGGATGTCCGGCGGGGCCGAGGGGCTGGACGACGACTTCATGAAGCAGGGCGATGCGGGGATCGGCGCGACCATCATGGGGCGCAACATGTACGGGCCGGTCCGGGGGCCGTGGGACGCCGAGAACGAGTGGAAGGGCTGGTGGGGGGACAACCCGCCGTACCACCACCCGGTGTTCGTGCTGACCCACCACCCGCACCCGTCGATCACGATGGAGGGCGGGACCACGTTCCACTTCGTGACCGAGGGGATCGAGGTCGCACTGGAACGGGCCTTCGAGGCGGCGGGCGGGGCGGACGTCCGGCTGGGCGGCGGGGCCTCGACGATCCAGCAGTACATGCGGGCGGGGTTGCTGGACGAGTTGCACTTCGTGATCGTCCCGATCCTGCTCGGCGGGGGCGAACGGCTCTTCGACAACCTGGACGGTGGTGCGGAGGGTTACGAGTGCACCGAGTTCGTCAGCTCGCCCGCCGTCACCCACGTCCGGCTGACCCGCACCTCCAAGTAGCGCCGCACGTTTCGTACAGCTTCACCGGTCCGGGGCGGCGCACGCGTCGGTGCGGTCCGGGTGGTGTCGGCCGCCTTCGCGCCGGTGCTGTCGGCGCCCCGCTCGCCCGGTCAGGGGCGGGATCTGAGGCTGCGGAGGGTGTGGCCGTCGCCGGTCGGGTCCAGGGATTTGGTGGCCTGCTTGAACAGGTACTCGGCGCGTTCGTAGGACAGGCGGCCACGGCCGGTCTCGGGGCAGAGGTCGGCCTCCGCGGGCATGCGGGCGGGGGCCGGTCTCCGGTCGGCGAGGAACACGGGCCCTCGGGTACGGCCCGCCAGCAGTTCGGGGAGCAGGCGGGCCGTGCCGGAACGCCAGGTCACCCAGGCCCCTTTGGCGGTGCGGGCGCGGCGGTCCTCCAGGTCCAGGTCCTCGACGTTCAGTGAGAGAACGGTGCGTACGGGCGCGGCGGACTCCTGCAGGAGCCTCCACAGGGTGCGTTCGCGCAGGGGAATGTCGGTGCGGCTCCACAGGGCGTCCAGGTAGGCGGGCTCGAGCGCGGCGGGCTTGGCGCGGACCTCGGCGCGACGTTCCAGACCCGCGGCGAGGTCGTCCAGGTCCGCCCAGGAGGCGAACGAGCGGACGGCCGAACGGTGACGGTTCCAGGTCTTGGCGGCGGCGTCGCCCCACGCGGTCCGGAACACCTTCGTCACCTGGTCGGCGGTCAGTGAGGCCAGCGGGGTCCGGTCGCCGAGGCCGAGCCGGAGGCGGCGGAGGGTCTGCCCGTACGAGCGGATCGTCTGGGCGTCCAGGTCGTCGCGGGCCAGGAACGCCTCGGCGGCCTCCCCCAGCGTGGGGCCGTCGGTCTCCGGGGTCTCGATCTCCTCGGCTCTTCGTTCCAGGAAGGCCCGTTCGGCGGCGTTCCGGGTGAGCGAGGCGGCCCGCTGGAACTCCCGGCGTGCCTCCTTGTACCGGCCCAGCCTGTGCAGCAGGTCCCCGCGGACGCCCGGCAGCAGGTGGTAGTCCCGCAGCGCGGGGTCGGCGGTCAGCGAGTCCAGCAGGTCCAGGCCCGCCCGCGGTCCGCGCGCCATGCCGACCGCGACGGCCCGGTTGAGCCGGACGACCGGCGTCGGGAGCAGCCTGATCAGCGCGTCGTAGAGGGCGGCGATCTGGTCCCAGTCGGTGTCCTCGGCGCGGCGCGCCTGGGCGTGGCACACGGCGATCGCGGCCTGGAGCACGTACGGGCCGGGCGGTCCGCCGGCGTCCCGCGCCCGCAGCATGGCGGTGAACCCGCGGCGGATCAGCAGCGGATCCCAGCGGCCCCGGTTCTGCTCGTGGAGCTGGACGGGCTCGCCGGACGGTCCGGTCCGGGCGGCCTCGCGGGACGCCTGGATCTCCATCAGCGCGACCAGGCCGTGCACCTCGGCCTCGTCCGGTGCCAGCTCGGCCAGCAGCCCGCCCAGCCGCCGCGCCTCCAGGCACAGCCCCGGCCGCATCAGGTCGTCCCCGGACGTCGCCGAGTAGCCCTCGTTGAAGATCAGGTAGATGACCCCGAGCACGTCGGACAGGCGTGCGGCCAGGTCCGCGCCGTCCGGCAGCTCGAACCGCACCCCGTTGTCGGCCAGCGTCCGCTTGGCGTCGGCGATCCGCCGGGCGATCACCGTCTCGCTCACCAGGAACGCCCGGGCGATCTCCTGGGCGGTGAGGCCGCCCACGAGCCTGAGGGTGAGCGCGACCCGCGCCTCGGTCGGCAGCACGGGGTGGCAGGACATGAACATCAGCCGCAGCACATCGTCCCGCTCGGGAGCCTCGGCGGCCTCGGCGGCCTCGGCGGCTTCGTGGACCTCGTGGGTCTCGTGAGCGAGTTGCTCCTGCTTGCGTTCCAGCGTGCGGGAACGCCGGATGTGGTCGACGGCCCGCCGCTTGGCGATCGCCATCAGCCAGGCGCCGGGATTGTCGGGAACGCCCTGGACCGGCCACTGCTCCAGCGCGGCCACCAGGGCGTCCTGGGCCAGCTCTTCGGCCAGCCCCACGTCGTGGACCATCCGGGTGAGCCCGGCGACCACTCTGGCCGACTCCAGCTTCCACACGGCGCCGACGGTGCTGTGCGCGTCCGTCACACCGTCGATGACAGCACCGCCCCGGCCTCATGGGCAAACCGGGACGGTGCCGTCACCACCGGATCGGGTCAGAGGACCTGCTGGATGTAGCCCGTTCCGTCGCCGACGATCTGGAAGAACCGGCGGGAGATCTCGATCGCCTCCTCCTTGGACCGCACGTCCACCAGCGCGAAGCTGACCGCCACCTCCTTGGCCTCGGCGAACGGTCCGTCCGTCACGGTGAACTCGCCGTTCCGGGAGGTCGTCATGGTGGGGCTGTCCAGCCCGCCGGTGGCCAGCAGCACGCCGGCCGCGGTCAGCTCCTCGACGAACGCGCCGACCTCGGCGTGCAGCTTCTCGTCGGGCTCGCGGGCGGTGTCGGAGGGCAGGCTCGTCATCAGGTAGCGCATCGGTCGCTCGCTTTCTTGTCGCTTGTTGCCTTCACCCCTGCGTCGAACGGCCGATGTGACAGGGAATGGTGTGCATTCCCTGTCACATCGGGTCTTCGACGTAGGAGCGAGAACACCGCAACCTACCGCCGGAAAGGAAGGCCCGACATGGTCTCCGTCGCCGTCTCCCCCCGCTCGCTCTCCACCCGTTCCCTGCTCACCTGCGCCGTCGTCGCCGCGCCCCTGTGGGCGGCCGTCTCCCTGGCGCAGGCGTTCACCCGGGAGGGCTTCGACCTGACCCGGCACCCGCTGAGCCTGCTGAGCACGGGTTCCCTGGGCTGGCTGCAGATCGCCAACTTCATCGTCGCCGGAGTGCTGACGGTGCTCGGCGCCACCGGCCTGCGGCACGCCATGCACGGCGCCCCCGGCGGCCGGTGGGCGCCCCGCCTGCTCCGGGTGAGCGGCCTCGGCATGATCGCCGCGGGCGTCCTGGTCATGGACCCCGGTGCCGGCTTCCCCGCCGGAACGCCCGAGACCACGACCCTCAGCTGGCACGGCATCGGCCACATGGCGGCCGGCTCGATCTCGTTCACCGCCCTGATCGCCGCCTGCTACGTCCTGGGCCACCACTTCTCCCGTACCGGCCACCGCCCCCACGCCATCGCCTCCCGCGTCGCCGGCACCGCCCTCCTGATCGGCAACGTCTGGGCCATGACCGGCGGCCCGTGGGGCTCCCTCACCCTCGCCGTCGGCACCATCACCGCCATGCTCTGGACCGCCGCCACCGCCGCCCACCACCGCTCCGCCCACTGACCTCGGGCCTGACGGACACGGCGAACGCCCGCCGCCCCCGGCCTCCACCAGCCCGCACACCCACCGAGAACTGCGCCGGCATCCGCTCCACCGCACGTCCGATCAAGAAGGGACACGACCATGCCCAAGTACGCCACCGTCCAGGACTACGTCGCCTCGCTGCCCGAATCCCTCCGCGAGACCGCCGAGGCCGTCCTCCCCCTCATCGAGAACGCCCTCCCCGGCACCGGCGCCGTCTGGCACGGCCACCCCGTCTGGAGCCTCGGCCCCGCCCCGGGCAAGTCCCCGGTCTGCTTCATCAAGGCATACAAGACCCACATCGCCTTCGGCTTCTGGAAGGGCCAGTCCCTGGAGGACCCGTCCGGCCGCCTCACCCCCGGCACCCGAGAGATGGCCACCGCCAAACTCCGCTCCCCCGACGACATCGACCCGGATCTCTTCACCACCTGGCTCACCCAGGCCCGCACCCTGACCTCCTGATCCATCCCACCCCCAGGCGCTTCCCCAGGAAGCGCCTGTTCCCATGCCGCCGGTCAGATGCCGATGAGAGCGGTGTGCATGTGGTCGTCGAGGTCGGTGACGAAGCGCTCGTTGTACCAGGGCCTGAGTTCCAGCCGGGCCCGACGGATCCGCAGCGCCGCCACCCGCCCCCGGGTCGCCGCCACCAGATCAACGCAGGCGTGCAGCAGACCAGCAGCGGCCTCCGGTGCTCCCGGATCGCCGGTACGAAGACGGGCCACGGCCTGGTCGGTGAGGACGATGGCGCGCTGGACCGCGTCTCGGGGGCGGGTGAGCCGGGCTGCGGATCTGGCCAGGTGTTGTTCGGCAGCGGCGGCCGTTCCGAGGAAGATGCCGCAGACACCGTGGAAGCCGTGCAACCGCTCTTCGGAGAAGACATCCGGATCGGGGTCATCGCCGGTCGCCGCGTCGAGGGCGTGCTCGGCAAGGTGGAGCGCGACGTGCGCCGACCGCGGGTGCCCTGCACGAGCGGCGAGTTCGGCCCGGATGGCATGTACACGTGCTCGCAGCAAAGGGCCGCCGTCACGGTGGACGTCCTGTGCCGCCGCGTCGGCGATCCGCCGGGCCTTGGCGACATCGCCCGTCGCGTAGTGGGTGACCATGGCCTGGCCGGTACGGATGCGGGCACGGACCGCGCCCTGCGCGAGCGCCACCGCCTCGTCGTACAACGCGAACGCGGTGGCGTCGTCGTGTGACTCGAACGCAAGGCGGGCGGCCAGGGCATACGCCGTGGCCGCGACCTGGCTCAACCGGTCGCGGACCGGTGGGGGTTGCTCGCCGGCCAGCAGCCGCCTACAGGCATCGACGATCGCGGTCTGAGCGAGGTACAGCCGCGCGAAAGGCATGGTGCCGATCCGCCGGTCGACCGCGTCGGTGGCGGCACCGAGATCGGCGACGACCTCGACATCGATGGTGTCCGGATCCGCCAGGGCGGTGGCCAGCCGGGCGCGCAGCGGATCGCTGAGGAACATTTGCGGCCCGCTTCCCCTGTCCGTGACGTGCGCCGCGACATCGGCCGTCAGTTCCTCCAGCCGTTCCGGGTCGACGCCCATGCCCGCGAACGCCGCGAGCAGTTCGGCGAAGTCCGATCCCGGACCGAGAGCCGCCTCACCTCGGTTGGTGCGGCCGTACAGGTGAGCCAGGAGAACCTGGTACTGCTCGCTCGGAACGGTGCGGCCGCTCTCCCAACGGGCGATCGTCCGTTGAACGCTGCTGGTGGTCGCCGCGCCGATCCGGGCGAAGCCCAGCTCACGGGCCGTTCGCCGGAGATGCCGGGCCTGCTCGGTCCATGACCAGCCGCGGGCCAGCCTGAGGCGGCGCAACACGTGCGCGATCCGGCTCTGTTCGTTCGCCATCCATGCAGTACATCACCGAACGTGTCTAGATGGGCACGATGAGCCGAGGTTTGTGCTGCGAGGCGGCATAGCCGAGGGTGTAGCCGGTCCCGCCGCCCTCCTGGGCGTCCGCCAGAGGGAAGCCGATCACGAAGTCGCTGCGGTCGACCATCCACCGGTTCCGCGCGTGATACCCCTCCGTACGGGTCCGCCCGCCCAGCTCCACCAGTTCGTCGAGGCGCCCTCGGCGGCGGACGTCCGCGACGACGCCGCGCGCCTCGGGCGGCTGGTCCGCCAGCGTCGCCGGCACCACCACCGAGAGCCGCACGCTCGTCTCCCGGGCCAGCCACGCCAGGGCCAGCGAGTCGATCCCGACCGCCCCGCCGAGGTAGAACCGCACCCCCGGCAGGGCGAACGGCCGCACGTAGGCGGCGAAGAGAGCGTCGTACTCCTCATCGCGCCGGTGACCGGTCGACCGTGTGCCCGTGATCGTCACTGCCTGCGGCATCCACGCTCCATGTCATCGGATGTCATCTCCACCGTGCTTCGCTCCGGCGGTCTACTCGTCGCCATGACCAACCCACCCGACACACCCTTGGCGCGCAAGCCCGAAGCCGCGTTCGAGTTGTTCTCCTGGACCGTTGTGGAGCGGGACGGGGATCCGCCTGTGCTGGGGGCGGTGGGCGTGTGCGATGACCGGAGGCGTGCCCTGCGGCGGATGGTGGAGGCCCTGGCCGACGCTCCGGGCGGGGCATGCGGGCTGGTGCACAAGGTAAGCCTGCATCCGGTCGAGCGTGGCTACAGCTACGACGGTCTGGTGGCTCGGGCATGGCAGGACGCCTGCACCGGCGAGGTCATGGTCTGCGAATACGCCTTGCTGGATGTGGTGTCGTGAGCCGCGTTCACGATGCGCCGCCGATGGAGGCCGCAGTGCGTGAAAGACAGTTGGCCGAGCTGAGGGCCCGGTTTCCGCACGTGGTCGTCTACTACGGGCTGTTCACACGGCGGTGGTGGGGCATGCCCGGGGGTGCGCGTGCCGTGGAGTTGGTGGAGGGGGCCACGGCGGCCGATCTCGCTCGCGAGCTTGCGGCTCGATACCGCGTACCTCGGGCTGCGTCCCGTTCCGTTCGTCCCCGGCCGCCGGTGGTGGGGCCGGACGGGGCCTGGGTCAGTGCCGCCTCGCGTCCGGTGACCACGCAGCCTGCGGCCGGGCGGTCGTGGGAACGTGGGTGCGGTCGGGAACGGCGGTGGTGGCATCGGCTGCTCGGTGCGTTCGCCGCTGTCGGGATCGTCTGAGGCGGTCTCGCGTTCCCGGTCACAGCGCCCGGATCCCGCTTTTTAATGCGTGGTTTTCGGACTCGGGGCGAGTTATGTTCCGCCCATGGCTGAGGTCCGCGGGGTCTGCGACGAACGGTTCGAGAGCGTTCGGGAGATGCTGGCGGCCACGCTGGACGGGCCGGACGTGGGCGCTTCCGTGGCGGTGTACGTGGACGGGGAAGCGGTCGTCGACCTGTGGGGCGGGTACGCCGACGCGGCGCGCACCGTTCCCTGGGAGCGGGACACCATCGTCAACGTCTGGTCCACGACCAAGACGATGACGGCCCTGTGCACGCTCATCCTCGCCGATCGCGGCGAACTCGACCTTGATGCGCCCGTGGCCGAGTACTGGCCCGAGTTCGCCGCCGCGGGAAAAGGCGGCGTGCTGGTGCGCCACCTGCTCTCGCACACGGCGGGGCTGCCCTCCTGGGACGAGCCGACGACGGTCGAGGACCTGTACGACTGGCCCCTGGTCACGGCGCGGCTGGCGGCACAGGCCCCGCACTGGGAGCCCGGCACGGTGGCCGGATACCACTCGCTCACCCAGGGCTTCCTGGTGGGCGAGGTCGTCCGCCGTGTGACCGGCCGGAGCCCGGGCACGTTCTTCGCCGAGGAGGTGGCCGGACCGCTGGGCGCCGACTTCCACATTAGGCTGCCCGCCGAGCACGACCACCGCGTCGCCCCCGTCATCCCTCCCCCCACCCGGTCGCACCCCACCCTGATGCGCCCCGAAGACGCCAACACCACGGCCTGGCGGCGTGCGGAGATACCCGCCGCGAGCGGGTTCGGCAACGCCCGCTCGATCGGCCTCGTGCAGTCCGTTCTGGCGTGCGGCGGAACGGTGCGGGGCGTACGGCTGCTGTCGGAGGCCGGTTGCGAGCGGGCCTTGGAGGAGCAGTTCCGCGGCGTGGACCGCATCCTGAACACGCCGGTCCGTTGGGGGATGGGCTTCCGCCTGGAGGGCCGCACCTGTTTTTGGGGCGGCTGGGGAGGATCCCTGGTCCTGTCCGACCTCGACGCCCGCATGACGGTCTCGTTCGCGATGAACCAGATGCTCGACCAGAGCGCCCCGGGCGGCGACCGCTCTCTCGCCGCCGTCCTGGCCGCCTACGAAGGGCTCGGCGCCTGACGACGTCCGTCAGGGGTCCTGAGGGCGGGTCGCGGGAGGTCCTGAAACGCGGGAACGGCCGGCTCGCGGGGAGCCGGCCGTTCCGTGCGGAATGTCCGGACGTCAGGCGTCGGGCTGGTGGACGAGTTCGGCCTCGCCCTGGTCGGCCAGGTAGCGCTCGGCGTCGATGGCGGCCGAGCAGCCGGTGCCGGCGGCGGTGATGGCCTGGCGGTAGATGTGGTCGACCACGTCGCCGCAGGCGAAGACGCCGGGGAGGTTGGTGCGGGTGGTGGGGGCGTCGACGATCAGGTAGCCGTTCTCGTCGATGTCGAGCTGGCCCTTGAACAGCTCGCTGCGCGGGTCGTGGCCGATCGCGATGAACAGGCCGGTGACCTCGAGGGTGGACTCCTCGCCGGTCTTGCGGTTGCGGATGCGGACGCCGCTGACCCGGTCGTCGCCGAGCACGTCGACGACCTCGCTGTCCCACACGAAGCGGATCTTGTCGTTGGCCAGCGCCCGGTCCT is a genomic window containing:
- a CDS encoding PadR family transcriptional regulator, producing MAGRKGSGVLELAVLGLLHETPMHGYELRKRLNALLGMFRAFSYGSLYPCLKQLLEQGLIVEDRPEDPGGALTLQSRRSKIVYKLTADGKERLQQLLTEAGPAAWEDEGFGVRFAFFRHTDADVRLRILEGRRSRLEERLESFRAALARTRERVDSYTLELQNHGLESVEREVRWLNELIGRERAEQADGRSERRDERAEGTSADDISGGDR
- a CDS encoding inositol-3-phosphate synthase, whose amino-acid sequence is MGSVRVAIVGVGNCAASLVQGVEYYKDADPATRVPGLMHVQFGDYHVGDIEFVAAFDVDAKKVGMDLSDAITASENNTIKICDVPPTGVIVQRGHTYDGLGEYYRQMVEESDAEPVDVVQALKDARADVLVSYLPVGSEEADRFYAQCALDAGVAFVNALPVFIASDPEWARKFTEAGVPIVGDDIKSQVGATITHRVMAKLFEDRGVELLRTYQLNFGGNMDFMNMLERNRLQSKKISKTQSVTSQIPREMGKSDVHIGPSDHVPWLDDRKWAYVRLEGKAFGDVPLNLEYKLEVWDSPNSAGVIIDAVRAAKIAKDRGIGGPILSASSYFMKSPPEQYSDDEAREAVEAFIRGEVDR
- a CDS encoding dihydrofolate reductase family protein; its protein translation is MPKLRAHNISVSLDGYMAGPGQGLENPLGVGGERLHTWAFQTRSAREMHGMSGGAEGLDDDFMKQGDAGIGATIMGRNMYGPVRGPWDAENEWKGWWGDNPPYHHPVFVLTHHPHPSITMEGGTTFHFVTEGIEVALERAFEAAGGADVRLGGGASTIQQYMRAGLLDELHFVIVPILLGGGERLFDNLDGGAEGYECTEFVSSPAVTHVRLTRTSK
- a CDS encoding sigma-70 family RNA polymerase sigma factor; this encodes MTDAHSTVGAVWKLESARVVAGLTRMVHDVGLAEELAQDALVAALEQWPVQGVPDNPGAWLMAIAKRRAVDHIRRSRTLERKQEQLAHETHEVHEAAEAAEAAEAPERDDVLRLMFMSCHPVLPTEARVALTLRLVGGLTAQEIARAFLVSETVIARRIADAKRTLADNGVRFELPDGADLAARLSDVLGVIYLIFNEGYSATSGDDLMRPGLCLEARRLGGLLAELAPDEAEVHGLVALMEIQASREAARTGPSGEPVQLHEQNRGRWDPLLIRRGFTAMLRARDAGGPPGPYVLQAAIAVCHAQARRAEDTDWDQIAALYDALIRLLPTPVVRLNRAVAVGMARGPRAGLDLLDSLTADPALRDYHLLPGVRGDLLHRLGRYKEARREFQRAASLTRNAAERAFLERRAEEIETPETDGPTLGEAAEAFLARDDLDAQTIRSYGQTLRRLRLGLGDRTPLASLTADQVTKVFRTAWGDAAAKTWNRHRSAVRSFASWADLDDLAAGLERRAEVRAKPAALEPAYLDALWSRTDIPLRERTLWRLLQESAAPVRTVLSLNVEDLDLEDRRARTAKGAWVTWRSGTARLLPELLAGRTRGPVFLADRRPAPARMPAEADLCPETGRGRLSYERAEYLFKQATKSLDPTGDGHTLRSLRSRP
- a CDS encoding YciI family protein → MRYLMTSLPSDTAREPDEKLHAEVGAFVEELTAAGVLLATGGLDSPTMTTSRNGEFTVTDGPFAEAKEVAVSFALVDVRSKEEAIEISRRFFQIVGDGTGYIQQVL
- a CDS encoding DUF998 domain-containing protein, with translation MVSVAVSPRSLSTRSLLTCAVVAAPLWAAVSLAQAFTREGFDLTRHPLSLLSTGSLGWLQIANFIVAGVLTVLGATGLRHAMHGAPGGRWAPRLLRVSGLGMIAAGVLVMDPGAGFPAGTPETTTLSWHGIGHMAAGSISFTALIAACYVLGHHFSRTGHRPHAIASRVAGTALLIGNVWAMTGGPWGSLTLAVGTITAMLWTAATAAHHRSAH
- a CDS encoding DUF1801 domain-containing protein, giving the protein MPKYATVQDYVASLPESLRETAEAVLPLIENALPGTGAVWHGHPVWSLGPAPGKSPVCFIKAYKTHIAFGFWKGQSLEDPSGRLTPGTREMATAKLRSPDDIDPDLFTTWLTQARTLTS
- a CDS encoding helix-turn-helix domain-containing protein; the encoded protein is MANEQSRIAHVLRRLRLARGWSWTEQARHLRRTARELGFARIGAATTSSVQRTIARWESGRTVPSEQYQVLLAHLYGRTNRGEAALGPGSDFAELLAAFAGMGVDPERLEELTADVAAHVTDRGSGPQMFLSDPLRARLATALADPDTIDVEVVADLGAATDAVDRRIGTMPFARLYLAQTAIVDACRRLLAGEQPPPVRDRLSQVAATAYALAARLAFESHDDATAFALYDEAVALAQGAVRARIRTGQAMVTHYATGDVAKARRIADAAAQDVHRDGGPLLRARVHAIRAELAARAGHPRSAHVALHLAEHALDAATGDDPDPDVFSEERLHGFHGVCGIFLGTAAAAEQHLARSAARLTRPRDAVQRAIVLTDQAVARLRTGDPGAPEAAAGLLHACVDLVAATRGRVAALRIRRARLELRPWYNERFVTDLDDHMHTALIGI
- a CDS encoding serine hydrolase domain-containing protein; protein product: MAEVRGVCDERFESVREMLAATLDGPDVGASVAVYVDGEAVVDLWGGYADAARTVPWERDTIVNVWSTTKTMTALCTLILADRGELDLDAPVAEYWPEFAAAGKGGVLVRHLLSHTAGLPSWDEPTTVEDLYDWPLVTARLAAQAPHWEPGTVAGYHSLTQGFLVGEVVRRVTGRSPGTFFAEEVAGPLGADFHIRLPAEHDHRVAPVIPPPTRSHPTLMRPEDANTTAWRRAEIPAASGFGNARSIGLVQSVLACGGTVRGVRLLSEAGCERALEEQFRGVDRILNTPVRWGMGFRLEGRTCFWGGWGGSLVLSDLDARMTVSFAMNQMLDQSAPGGDRSLAAVLAAYEGLGA